In Halosegnis marinus, one genomic interval encodes:
- a CDS encoding rubrerythrin-like domain-containing protein has protein sequence MVPKPKTSSEPTLYVCRDCGDGIENPEDTRKCPECGGWLVNSSVPHDD, from the coding sequence ATGGTACCAAAACCCAAAACGAGTTCCGAGCCAACGCTGTACGTCTGTCGTGACTGTGGAGACGGTATCGAAAATCCGGAGGACACACGCAAATGTCCGGAGTGTGGTGGCTGGTTAGTGAACAGTAGCGTTCCACACGACGACTGA
- a CDS encoding CBS domain-containing protein: MDISEILSPKFTEFDIGTPLSKVAGAFENQELDAVIVTDGDEYRGIVSRRQLASSSNQPSAKVGSQVQHVPTVDRTEDVREVARLMIGSDAKTLPVLRGDRVVGVVTGDAVLEAVRPFLDAATVDDAYTAELVSATPETTIGKALNLLREAGIAHLPVVDGDDLAGMLSLYDVIEFTTRGGSKSQGGSSGSFGGRGGGGQNRGGFGAREGDADRMLDLSVRNLMSDAVATVERSAPLDDVVETMFERDISSLVVTADGTGEPIGIITKTDVIEALTWERDDRNAVQVFGLDLLEGMDYDDVSALIESMASKYGEMSVIKASIELQEHKEQSRGVPLVLARIRLVTDRGYFTADGEGYGAAHALRLAANAVERQLLKGKTYGQSKKHPDTDEQAQLYGWWLVG, from the coding sequence ATGGATATCTCCGAGATACTCTCACCGAAGTTCACCGAGTTCGACATCGGCACACCGCTCTCGAAGGTCGCCGGTGCGTTCGAGAATCAGGAACTCGATGCGGTCATCGTAACGGACGGCGACGAGTATCGCGGCATCGTCAGCCGTCGACAGTTGGCGTCCTCGTCCAATCAGCCCTCTGCGAAGGTCGGCTCACAGGTCCAGCACGTCCCGACGGTCGACCGCACCGAGGACGTCCGCGAGGTCGCGCGACTCATGATCGGGAGCGACGCCAAAACGCTCCCCGTACTCCGCGGTGACCGTGTCGTCGGTGTGGTGACTGGGGATGCCGTACTCGAGGCAGTCCGTCCGTTTCTTGACGCGGCGACCGTCGACGACGCCTACACGGCGGAGTTGGTCAGTGCGACGCCCGAAACCACGATCGGGAAAGCGCTCAATCTGCTCCGAGAAGCCGGTATCGCACATCTTCCGGTCGTCGACGGGGATGACCTCGCGGGAATGTTGAGCCTGTACGACGTCATCGAGTTCACGACGCGGGGCGGCAGCAAGAGCCAGGGTGGGTCGTCGGGCAGCTTCGGTGGCCGCGGTGGTGGCGGACAGAACCGCGGTGGGTTCGGCGCGCGCGAGGGCGACGCCGACCGGATGCTCGACCTTTCGGTCCGGAACCTGATGTCCGACGCGGTCGCGACGGTCGAGCGGAGCGCGCCGCTTGACGACGTCGTCGAGACGATGTTCGAGCGGGATATCTCCTCGCTCGTTGTCACGGCCGACGGTACCGGCGAGCCGATTGGAATCATCACGAAGACGGACGTCATCGAGGCGCTCACCTGGGAGCGCGATGATCGGAACGCCGTGCAGGTGTTCGGGCTCGACCTGCTGGAGGGGATGGACTACGACGACGTCTCCGCATTAATCGAGAGCATGGCCTCGAAGTACGGTGAGATGAGCGTGATTAAGGCCAGCATCGAACTGCAGGAGCATAAGGAACAAAGCCGGGGCGTGCCGCTGGTGCTGGCACGGATTCGACTGGTCACAGACCGCGGCTACTTTACGGCCGATGGCGAGGGGTATGGCGCCGCTCACGCCCTCCGTCTGGCTGCGAACGCTGTCGAACGCCAGCTTCTCAAGGGGAAGACCTACGGCCAGTCGAAGAAGCATCCCGACACTGACGAGCAGGCACAGCTCTACGGCTGGTGGCTCGTGGGGTAA
- a CDS encoding DHH family phosphoesterase gives MGPAQTLYEFLSEASELTIVCHNNPDPDCLASALALGRIAAAAGIDARQVLYSGDISHQQNRAFVNLLDIDLEPFDPAAVQNRDEGSLLAFVDHAVPGANNRVPEGTPVDIVIDHHPGEDIDAQFVDHREAVGATATILTEYVRELAIDLDTTLATALLFAIRRETLGFLRGATRAEYDAAGYLHDHADRDLLRQLSSPSVSGATVDAIATAIQNRTVRGSVLITHVGRTNERDALLQAADYLATLEGVDTAIVFGMLAEAIQISARSTDARVHIGDALHEAFADVGSAGGHREMAGGEVPLGIFADYTSDDTQLLAIVDQVITARLVAGLNLTDEPDDQSS, from the coding sequence ATGGGTCCGGCTCAGACACTCTACGAGTTCCTCTCCGAAGCGAGCGAACTCACTATCGTCTGTCACAACAATCCCGACCCGGACTGTCTCGCAAGTGCGCTCGCTCTGGGCCGGATCGCAGCTGCCGCCGGAATCGACGCGCGGCAGGTCCTGTACAGTGGCGATATTTCCCACCAGCAGAATCGCGCGTTCGTCAATCTGCTCGACATCGATCTCGAACCCTTCGATCCTGCTGCCGTTCAGAATCGAGATGAGGGGTCGCTGCTTGCGTTCGTCGATCACGCGGTCCCGGGCGCGAACAACCGGGTCCCAGAGGGGACCCCCGTGGACATCGTCATCGACCACCATCCGGGTGAAGACATCGACGCCCAGTTCGTCGACCACCGCGAGGCCGTCGGAGCGACTGCGACGATCCTCACGGAGTACGTCCGGGAACTCGCCATCGATCTCGATACGACCCTCGCGACGGCGCTCCTGTTTGCAATTCGCCGCGAGACGCTCGGTTTCCTTCGGGGAGCGACCCGGGCAGAGTACGACGCGGCGGGGTATCTCCACGACCACGCCGATCGAGACCTGCTCCGGCAGTTGTCCTCACCATCGGTCAGTGGCGCGACCGTCGACGCCATCGCGACCGCCATCCAGAATCGAACGGTACGAGGGTCGGTACTCATCACTCACGTCGGCCGGACGAACGAGCGGGATGCGTTACTCCAAGCCGCCGACTATCTCGCCACACTGGAGGGTGTCGATACCGCCATCGTCTTCGGAATGCTCGCGGAGGCAATCCAGATCAGTGCGCGGTCGACGGATGCACGAGTCCACATCGGCGACGCGCTCCACGAGGCGTTCGCGGATGTTGGTAGTGCCGGCGGCCATCGGGAGATGGCGGGTGGCGAAGTCCCGCTTGGCATCTTCGCCGACTACACGAGCGACGATACCCAGTTGCTCGCCATCGTCGATCAGGTCATCACGGCCCGTCTCGTGGCTGGGCTCAACCTCACTGACGAACCGGACGACCAATCGAGTTAA
- a CDS encoding DUF7539 family protein, translating to MVEFPDERQLILRARSQLDQWTKSARMEAYTELFEGDDPILSPEEVQLLDALDSELEREGGDGVWGTDQYGIHTAGPSSSDTSLGVVCVYHPQISKDSVLRGADDLDDETEERLNAALWDYSERVSNLIEAALDEFVRQTRH from the coding sequence ATGGTCGAGTTTCCAGACGAACGACAGCTCATTCTCAGGGCGCGCTCCCAGTTGGACCAGTGGACCAAAAGTGCCCGAATGGAAGCGTACACTGAACTGTTCGAAGGCGACGATCCTATCCTCTCTCCCGAGGAGGTACAACTACTCGACGCGCTCGACTCGGAACTGGAGCGAGAGGGCGGCGATGGTGTCTGGGGAACTGACCAATACGGAATTCACACAGCGGGACCCTCGAGTTCGGATACCTCACTCGGAGTGGTCTGTGTCTATCACCCACAGATCTCCAAGGATTCCGTCCTTCGTGGGGCCGACGATCTCGACGACGAAACCGAAGAGCGACTCAATGCAGCGCTCTGGGACTACAGTGAACGGGTTTCGAACCTCATCGAAGCAGCACTCGACGAGTTCGTCCGGCAAACACGGCACTGA
- a CDS encoding ArnT family glycosyltransferase, which produces MERPDRDTLLLAALSVAAGVVVLFVAVELFPHHSSNHDEGVYLQQAHLLLDGALGFRTPLPDAFRWWFFVEDGATLYSKYQPVVPAMFAVGLAVGAPRLVLAAVGAGVVALVGLLTREAYDGPTGVVAGALVLASPLFLLTTSVFLPYAPTALLNLAFAYAYVRLFRSGGRGWALLAGTATGLAFFARPYTAVLFALPFIAHACLSLWRARGDRPALRWRVERLLPVAVLGTAFVALALAYNLLLTGDPLEFPFLAFAPEDGIGFGHREILGYEREYTPALGLEANARVLWTFATRFVAAPPLGAVAAFAGLGLLARRLRRDRDAARRRVGSLAERFGSGPAATLSDTTIRLLLAGVLLSVVVGNVAFWGNLNVLSDLTDPTDGLIAQFGPFYHYDLLLPLSAFGASALVAGGRRLRALAARRTDRRRAATVLVVVALVVALVAGGAQVAALDGPVEENAEYTERYANAYEPFADGEPEGVVFVPTPYGGWLGHPFQSLYNDAGLDGRTVYALDRSPGEDFAVIDTYADRDLYRYTYRGAWTGVPRGDIVAELQPLDVRSGERLRVRFETGVVGTPSTVRVGDGNDAVTYDVTGTPDDTFAVEWTLTPGRVRVTGDGVDKRGLGVVDFDGSAEVFVAVTYVQEGGATVTYRQEVAVEERGDTVRLVWPPEVEVCRLTPDCSYEGMWVDGGDYLSGVAVNQSVS; this is translated from the coding sequence ATGGAGCGCCCCGACCGCGACACCCTGCTGCTCGCGGCGCTGTCGGTCGCGGCGGGTGTCGTCGTCCTGTTCGTCGCCGTCGAACTGTTCCCGCACCACTCCTCGAACCACGACGAGGGCGTCTACCTCCAGCAGGCACACCTCCTGTTGGACGGCGCGCTCGGCTTCCGGACTCCGCTCCCCGACGCCTTCCGCTGGTGGTTCTTCGTCGAGGACGGGGCGACGCTGTACTCGAAGTACCAGCCCGTGGTGCCCGCGATGTTCGCCGTCGGCCTCGCGGTCGGGGCGCCCCGGCTCGTCCTCGCGGCCGTCGGGGCGGGCGTCGTCGCGCTCGTCGGCCTCCTGACCCGGGAGGCGTACGACGGCCCCACGGGTGTCGTCGCCGGGGCGCTCGTGCTCGCCTCGCCGCTGTTCCTGCTTACGACGAGCGTCTTCCTCCCGTACGCCCCGACGGCGCTGTTGAACCTCGCGTTCGCGTACGCGTACGTCCGGCTGTTCCGGTCGGGCGGCAGGGGGTGGGCGCTCCTCGCGGGGACCGCGACGGGACTCGCCTTCTTCGCGCGGCCGTACACCGCGGTGCTGTTCGCCCTCCCCTTCATCGCCCACGCGTGTCTGTCGCTGTGGCGGGCCCGCGGGGACCGGCCCGCGCTCCGGTGGCGGGTGGAACGGCTCCTCCCGGTCGCCGTCCTCGGGACGGCGTTCGTCGCCCTCGCGCTCGCGTACAACCTGCTCCTCACGGGCGACCCGCTGGAGTTCCCGTTCCTCGCGTTCGCCCCCGAGGACGGCATCGGGTTCGGGCATCGCGAGATACTCGGCTACGAACGCGAGTACACCCCCGCGCTCGGGCTCGAAGCGAACGCCCGCGTGCTGTGGACGTTCGCAACCAGATTCGTCGCCGCCCCGCCGCTCGGTGCCGTCGCCGCGTTCGCGGGCCTCGGCCTGCTCGCCCGTCGGCTCCGCCGCGATAGGGACGCCGCCCGCCGGCGCGTCGGGTCGCTCGCCGAGAGGTTCGGGAGCGGGCCGGCCGCGACGCTGTCGGACACGACCATCCGGCTACTGCTCGCCGGCGTCCTGCTCTCGGTCGTCGTCGGCAACGTCGCCTTCTGGGGGAACCTGAACGTCCTCTCGGACCTCACGGACCCGACCGACGGCCTCATCGCGCAGTTCGGCCCGTTCTACCACTACGACCTCCTGCTCCCGCTGTCGGCGTTCGGCGCGAGCGCGCTCGTCGCGGGCGGTCGGCGGCTCCGCGCGCTCGCGGCCCGTCGTACCGACCGCCGTCGCGCGGCAACCGTCCTCGTCGTGGTCGCGCTCGTCGTCGCGCTCGTCGCGGGCGGGGCGCAGGTCGCGGCGCTCGACGGCCCCGTCGAGGAGAACGCGGAGTACACCGAGCGGTACGCGAACGCCTACGAGCCGTTCGCCGACGGCGAGCCCGAGGGGGTCGTCTTCGTCCCGACGCCGTACGGCGGCTGGCTCGGCCACCCGTTCCAGAGCCTCTACAACGACGCCGGGCTGGACGGCCGGACCGTGTACGCCCTCGACCGCTCGCCGGGGGAGGACTTCGCCGTCATCGACACCTACGCCGACCGGGACCTCTACCGCTACACCTACCGGGGGGCGTGGACCGGCGTGCCGCGCGGCGATATCGTCGCCGAACTCCAGCCGCTCGACGTGCGTTCCGGCGAGCGACTCCGCGTCCGGTTCGAGACGGGCGTCGTCGGCACGCCCTCGACCGTCCGCGTCGGCGACGGGAACGACGCCGTGACCTACGACGTGACCGGAACGCCGGACGACACCTTCGCCGTCGAGTGGACGCTCACGCCCGGTCGGGTCCGCGTCACGGGCGACGGCGTGGACAAGCGGGGGCTCGGTGTCGTCGACTTCGACGGCAGCGCCGAGGTGTTCGTCGCCGTCACCTACGTGCAGGAGGGCGGCGCGACCGTCACCTACCGCCAGGAGGTCGCGGTCGAGGAGCGGGGCGACACCGTCCGGCTCGTCTGGCCCCCGGAGGTCGAGGTGTGTCGGCTCACGCCCGACTGCAGCTACGAGGGGATGTGGGTCGACGGCGGCGACTACCTGAGCGGCGTGGCCGTGAACCAGAGCGTCTCGTAG
- a CDS encoding ABC transporter ATP-binding protein, whose product MSSELRTPDRSDAEERERDPEEGPAVLELDGVTKRYGDTTVIDDLSLTVREGELLTLLGPSGCGKTTTLRLIAGLERPSGGEIRLNGRSVAGEAFEPPEVRDVGVVFQEFALFPHLSARENVAFGLDGMAEDERERRVDDLLELVGLVDHGDKRPEELSGGQQQRVALARSLAPEPHLLLLDEPFSNLDVDLRVEMREEVRRILKEAGVTAVSVTHDQEEAMSISDRVAVMYEGQLEQVDSPEGVFQQPRSRFVASFLGHASFLSGSVEGDAVGTGVGDVPIASINGLATEYDGTDIDVMVRPDDVTARRPGAGEAANGRVVHRRYLGPTVLYRVELDTGDVVGCMHNHAEEVPLDEPVRVELAADHDLAWFPAGAKRVADGGEVLPDDGPD is encoded by the coding sequence ATGTCGAGTGAGCTACGCACCCCCGACCGGAGCGACGCCGAGGAGCGCGAGCGCGACCCCGAGGAGGGTCCCGCGGTGCTCGAACTCGACGGCGTCACCAAGCGGTACGGCGACACGACCGTCATCGACGACCTCTCGCTCACGGTGCGGGAGGGCGAACTGCTCACCCTGCTCGGGCCGTCCGGCTGCGGCAAGACGACGACGCTCCGGCTCATCGCCGGCCTCGAACGCCCGAGCGGCGGCGAGATACGGCTGAACGGCCGCTCCGTCGCGGGCGAGGCCTTCGAGCCCCCGGAGGTGCGCGACGTGGGCGTCGTCTTCCAGGAGTTCGCGCTGTTCCCCCACCTGAGCGCGCGGGAGAACGTCGCGTTCGGCCTGGACGGGATGGCGGAGGACGAGCGCGAGCGCCGCGTGGACGACCTGCTCGAACTCGTCGGGCTGGTCGACCACGGCGACAAGCGGCCCGAGGAGCTTTCGGGGGGGCAACAGCAGCGGGTCGCCCTCGCGCGCTCGCTCGCGCCCGAGCCCCACCTCCTCCTGCTCGACGAGCCGTTCTCGAACCTCGACGTGGACCTCCGCGTCGAGATGCGCGAGGAGGTGCGCCGCATCCTGAAGGAGGCCGGCGTCACCGCCGTCTCCGTCACCCACGACCAGGAGGAGGCCATGTCCATCTCCGACCGCGTGGCCGTGATGTACGAGGGTCAGCTCGAGCAGGTGGACTCCCCCGAAGGGGTGTTCCAGCAGCCCCGCTCGCGGTTCGTCGCCTCCTTCCTCGGCCACGCCTCCTTCCTCTCGGGCTCCGTCGAGGGCGACGCCGTGGGGACGGGCGTCGGCGACGTGCCCATCGCCTCCATCAACGGGCTCGCCACGGAGTACGACGGGACCGACATCGACGTGATGGTCCGGCCGGACGACGTGACGGCGCGTCGGCCCGGAGCGGGCGAGGCGGCCAACGGCCGGGTCGTCCACCGGCGCTACCTCGGCCCCACCGTCCTCTACCGCGTCGAACTCGACACCGGGGACGTGGTCGGCTGCATGCACAACCACGCGGAGGAGGTGCCGCTCGACGAACCCGTGCGCGTGGAGCTGGCGGCCGACCACGACCTCGCGTGGTTCCCCGCCGGGGCCAAGCGGGTCGCCGACGGGGGCGAGGTGCTCCCCGACGACGGCCCGGACTGA